A part of Onthophagus taurus isolate NC chromosome 7, IU_Otau_3.0, whole genome shotgun sequence genomic DNA contains:
- the LOC111416625 gene encoding GATA zinc finger domain-containing protein 1, translating to MPLKNHPECLKCGTTESSIWTNAENLGAICLDCVNEAKDEDKSEDENNDESTNKTEGKSSKKRMRITRSYKTRLNPFAIPKTVAPKGRGRRALFKKVPVKAPSAVASPVTSDHIFYKDQYFQLGDIVSLMDEDDKVYYAQLRGFLTDQYCEKSATITWLLPTQESPPTNECFDPATYIIGPEEEVPRKMSCMEFVMHAPSDYYKAPTTPYPIVHPPVEPGFVWSMLKPIQRLLGSR from the exons atgccATTAAAAAATCACCCGGAATGTTTAAAATGTGGAACAACCGAATCTTCGATATGGACAAACGCAGAAAACTTGGGGGCGATTTGTTTAGATTGCGTAAATGAGGCAAAAGATGAAGATAAATCGGAAGATGAGAATAACGATGAAAGTACTAATAAAACCGAAGGAAAATCTTCGAAAAAACGAATGAGAATAACAAGATCGTATAAAACGAGATTAAACCCTTTTGCAATACCAAAAACGGTCGCTCCAAAAGGCCGAGGACGAAGAGCTTTGTTTAAAAAGGTTCCTGTGAAAGCTCCAAGTGCTGTTGCAAGTCCAGTTACAAGTGatcatatattttataaa GATCAATACTTTCAATTGGGTGATATTGTATCTTTAATGGATGAAgatgataaagtttattatgcTCAATTAAGAGGATTTTTAACTGATCAGTATTGTGAGAAAAGTGCTACAATAACTTGGTTGTTACCAACACAAGAAAGTCCTCCTACAAATGAATGTTTTGATCCAGCTACTTACATAATTG GTCCAGAAGAAGAAGTACCACGTAAAATGAGTTGCATGGAATTTGTGATGCATGCTCCATCAGATTATTATAAAGCTCCAACTACACCATATCCAATTGTACATCCTCCAGTTGAACCTGGATTTGTTTGGTCAATGTTAAAGCCGATTCAAAGATTATTAGGGTCCAgataa
- the LOC111416627 gene encoding uncharacterized protein, whose amino-acid sequence MEFIADLKTIAINEGIKNPVITINQTSKTGEGFLGTYYIVNIHGTETRLSLFLKRPPKSTDEVVKESMRKIHLNEYLFYENIYPEFIKFEFVRNEDNYFKSVPKCYKIISNKNREVMILENLRANGFRSYNRRQPLDDNHLELILDELAHFHAVSFAFKDQKPDRFKEIVKNVSWAASETIKEDYLETVWFLSKNVLEKLDSNTFFGYELFKSHVDSIKDFLSFLDNFDGRFNVLNHGDLTLNNILFGYNEDDDDNPVRVSFLDWQLTKVTSPVIDLSYLIYGTCELKQMEKIDYFLNFYYNKLGFYINLLGSDLSMLYPKDDFDEEWRKFSRYGLALSTIVIKLTFTDPDDVPLNNSEKKTMLESLSYKIKNEKKYIERIKCVINHFIEKKYL is encoded by the exons atggaatttattgcggatttaaaaacaatagcAATCAACGAAGGTATAAAAAATCCTgtaattacaataaatcaaACATCGAAAACCGGCGAAGGCTTTCTGGGAACATATTACATCGTTAACATTCATGGCACAGAAACAAGGttgagtttatttttaaaacgccCCCCTAAAAGTACTGATGAAGTTGTAAAAGAATCTATGAGGAAAATTCATTTAAACGAATATCTATTTTATGAAAACATTTATccagaatttattaaatttgaatttgttaGAAACGAAGATAATTACTTTAAATCAGTTccaaaatgttacaaaatcaTTTCGAATAAAAATAGAGAAGTTATGATCTTGGAAAATTTGAGAGCAAATGGTTTTCGGAGTTACAACAGAAGACAACCATTAGATGACAAtcatttagaattaattttagatgaaTTGGCTCATTTTCACGCTGTTTCATTTGCGTTTAAAGACCAAAAACCCGATCGGTTTAAGGAAATCGTCAAAAACGTTTCTTGGGCTGCTTCTGAAACTATTAAAGAAGATTATCTAGAAACCGTATGGTTCTTATCGAAGAATGTACTTGAAAAATTGGACTCAAACACTTTTTTTGGATATGAACTATTTAAATCGCACGTCGATTcaataaaagatttcttatcgTTCCTGGATAATTTTGATGGCCGTTTTAATGTTCTTAATCATGGTGATTTAACActtaacaacattttatttggATATAAC gAAGACGATGACGACAACCCTGTAAGAGTTTCATTTCTTGATTGGCAATTAACAAAAGTAACTTCACCAGTAATCGatctttcttatttaatttacgGAACTtgtgaattaaaacaaatggaaaaaatcgattatttcttgaatttttattacaacaaactCGGTTTTTACATCAACTTACTTGGTAGTGATTTAAGTATGTTGTACCCAAAAGACGATTTTGATGAGGAATGGAGGAAGTTTTCCAGATATGGACTAGCATTGTCTACGATAGtcattaaattaacatttactGATCCCGATGATGTCCCATTAAATAACAGCGAGAAAAAAACAATGCTCGAAAGTTTAtcttacaaaattaaaaacgaaaaaaaatatatcgaaagaattaaatgtgttattaatcattttattgaaaagaaatatttataa